ACGCCATTCGGTATGCTTGAGGCCAATGAGCGCGCGGCTCAAATTGCTGGCAATTTGCACCAGTCCGTGAACCGGGATAATCGCCGCTGCGGGGAGAAAACCCGGCATAATCGCAATGAGGACAACGCCGCCGCCAACGCCTCCCACAGCCGCGATCATCGATGTTATACACGCCGCCCCGATTAAAAACCAATCCACTATTGCCATGCATTTATCACCAGGTCATATAATGTGTTACAGGCTCGCCCTGTTTGGCGGTAAAGCGATCATAACGCGGATGGATGAAATCTTCGGTTGCATCCATGTGGGCGTAAAAATCTCGCGTCATCTCTTCTCTTTTTTCCGGCTGTGTATCGTATAAGTTGTCCAATTCAAAGGGGTCGTCAATTAGATTGTACAACTCGCCGTAATTTTTTGCCGGATAGTGAATATATTTCCATTCCCGCGTGCGGATGCAGCGTTTATCGACCGCTTCGGCAAAAATTACGTCTCTTATTTCCGATTGTTCGCCATTCATCAGCGGCGATAAATCCATGCCCTGCACGCATTCGGGCGCGTCAAAACCCGATAGCTGCGCGATTGTGGGAAATAGATCTACGGTTTCGATCAGGGCGTCGCAGTCGCTGCCGGCACGACCGGGTATGGCGATAAAACACGGTATATGTAACATGCAGTCGAGGAGAAATGGCGCTTTGGCCGGGATACCGTGATCGCCTAAAAATTCACCGTGGTCCGATAGAAAGATCACGATGGTCTCATCCGCTATGCCTTTTTTTGCCAGTGTTTCAAGGATTAGCCCCACTTGATGGTCAATTTGCGATACCATGCCGTAATACGCCGCTTTCATCTTGCGGAATGTCTCGTCGGAAGCCTGGTCAAATCCGCGGTATTTGTGGTGTTCTGCTTTAAAATACAAACCGTATTCGGGCGGCTTTTTTGCAATGTCGTCTTCTACA
This genomic window from Gemmatimonadota bacterium contains:
- a CDS encoding sulfatase-like hydrolase/transferase translates to MIKRPNILFITTDHLRYDTLGCTGDRVIQTPAIDALSEKSTRFSKCFVQNPVCSPSRATFMTGRYPKNHGVKWNGSKLNENEITMVEAFKNQGYTTASVGKHGIGQQRFQQILDHMDAVGIRRGWKERADGNYTVTDPNPFEQYVRDRGYEYKTGYALPNFRKNLGAVPSDLPEDCHIDAYVGMKSIEYLEGLDTNNSFFLWVGFYGPHHPYVPSGRFANMYDPNAMPPFRHVEDDIAKKPPEYGLYFKAEHHKYRGFDQASDETFRKMKAAYYGMVSQIDHQVGLILETLAKKGIADETIVIFLSDHGEFLGDHGIPAKAPFLLDCMLHIPCFIAIPGRAGSDCDALIETVDLFPTIAQLSGFDAPECVQGMDLSPLMNGEQSEIRDVIFAEAVDKRCIRTREWKYIHYPAKNYGELYNLIDDPFELDNLYDTQPEKREEMTRDFYAHMDATEDFIHPRYDRFTAKQGEPVTHYMTW